Below is a genomic region from Hylemonella gracilis.
GTGCCGGAATCCAACATGCCGGCCTATCCCTGGTTGGGTCGCAACTCGGTGGACGCCGAGTCCTTGCCCACGCACATGAAGGCGCTGCGCGTGGTCGGCGTGCCCTACACGGACGAGCAGATTGCCCAGGCGTCCGTGGACGTGAAGGACAAGACCGAGTTGGACGCGTTGATCGCTTACCTGCAGGTGCTGGGCACCGCGCTGAAATAAGGAGCAAGGACATGGATATCAACACCCTGCGTTCCGTGGTCACCGTGGCGGGCCTGCTCTGCTTCATCGGTATCGTGGCCTGGGCCTGGTCGGCGCGCAAGCAGCCGGACTTCGAGCAGGCCGCGCGCCTGCCCTTCGAAGAATGAAGACAAGACACTGAAGACGAGAACA
It encodes:
- a CDS encoding CcoQ/FixQ family Cbb3-type cytochrome c oxidase assembly chaperone, whose translation is MDINTLRSVVTVAGLLCFIGIVAWAWSARKQPDFEQAARLPFEE